A part of Pseudomonas leptonychotis genomic DNA contains:
- the cysZ gene encoding sulfate transporter CysZ, with protein MPAPVLTGPQYLSEGLKLVLSPGLRLFVLLPLTINLVLFIGLIYLALQQFGGWVDTFMPSLPSWLSFLEYVLWPLFVVLVLLMVFFTFTLLANIIAAPFNGFLAEKVEVVVRGQDDFPPFSWAELMAMVPRTLGRELRKLGYFLPRAIALLILTFIPVVNIVAAPLWLLFGVWMMAIQYIDYPADNNKMSWQDMLAWLRGKRWQSLGFGGITYAALLVPGLNILMMPAAVAGATVFWVRERQEQALTPTS; from the coding sequence ATGCCTGCTCCCGTACTGACCGGCCCGCAATACCTCAGCGAGGGCCTGAAACTGGTACTAAGCCCCGGCCTGCGTCTGTTTGTACTGCTGCCCCTGACGATCAACCTGGTCCTGTTTATTGGCCTGATTTACCTGGCCTTGCAGCAGTTCGGCGGCTGGGTCGACACCTTTATGCCCAGCTTGCCAAGCTGGCTGAGCTTTCTCGAATACGTGCTGTGGCCGCTGTTTGTGGTGCTGGTGCTGTTGATGGTGTTTTTCACCTTCACCCTGCTGGCCAACATCATCGCCGCGCCGTTTAACGGCTTTCTCGCGGAGAAGGTCGAAGTGGTGGTGCGCGGCCAAGACGATTTTCCGCCGTTCAGCTGGGCTGAGCTGATGGCCATGGTGCCACGCACCCTGGGCCGCGAGCTGCGCAAGCTGGGCTACTTCCTGCCCCGCGCCATCGCCCTGCTGATCCTGACGTTTATTCCGGTGGTCAATATCGTCGCCGCGCCGCTGTGGCTGCTGTTTGGCGTGTGGATGATGGCCATCCAATACATCGACTACCCAGCGGACAACAACAAGATGAGCTGGCAGGACATGCTCGCCTGGCTGCGCGGAAAGCGCTGGCAGAGCCTGGGCTTTGGCGGCATTACCTACGCCGCACTGCTGGTGCCAGGGCTGAATATCCTGATGATGCCGGCAGCGGTAGCCGGTGCCACGGTGTTCTGGGTGCGTGAGCGCCAGGAGCAGGCGCTAACGCCCACTTCCTAA
- the folM gene encoding dihydromonapterin reductase: MSASAAPILITGASQRIGLYCAERLLDDGHSLIVTYRQERESIARLKQRGALALAADFSSEAGILGFIEQLKQHTDSLRAIVHNASDWLVETPGEEAAAFTQLFNVHMLAPYLINLHCEALLRRSTPADIVHLSDDVARKGSAKRPAYCASKAGLDSLTLSLAARFAPQIKVNGIAPALIMFNPDDDAEYRRNTLNKSALGIEPGPQVIYQSLRYLLDNPYVTGTTLTVNGGRHLK; encoded by the coding sequence ATGAGCGCCAGCGCCGCCCCCATTCTGATTACCGGAGCCAGCCAGCGCATCGGCCTGTATTGCGCCGAGCGCCTGCTCGATGATGGTCATTCGCTGATTGTCACCTACCGCCAAGAACGCGAGAGCATTGCGCGTCTTAAGCAGCGTGGAGCATTGGCACTGGCCGCCGACTTTTCCAGTGAAGCCGGTATCCTGGGTTTTATCGAGCAGCTCAAACAGCACACCGACAGCCTGCGCGCCATCGTGCACAACGCCTCCGACTGGCTGGTAGAAACGCCGGGCGAGGAAGCCGCAGCATTCACCCAACTGTTCAATGTGCACATGCTCGCGCCTTACCTGATCAACCTGCATTGCGAAGCGCTGCTGCGACGGTCGACACCTGCCGACATTGTTCACCTCAGCGATGACGTCGCCCGCAAGGGCAGCGCCAAACGCCCTGCTTACTGCGCCAGTAAAGCTGGATTGGACAGCCTGACGCTGTCACTGGCCGCTCGCTTCGCACCACAGATCAAGGTCAACGGTATCGCTCCGGCACTGATCATGTTCAACCCGGACGACGATGCCGAGTATCGCCGCAACACCCTGAACAAATCGGCACTGGGCATAGAACCCGGGCCGCAAGTGATTTACCAAAGCTTGCGCTATCTGCTCGACAACCCTTACGTCACAGGCACCACCCTTACCGTCAACGGCGGCCGCCATCTCAAATGA
- a CDS encoding thiol-disulfide oxidoreductase DCC family protein, translating into MNKQPSWPLTLYYDGDCPLCAREIQLLRQHADVQRLCLVDISLRDFHAESIGVTQPALQNRLHARFADGQWVTGLDATLWSWRAAGLGRWTTPLTWPALRPLLELGYRAFCRLRPYLEWLPHPDASRRCKDAQCTPAKTPR; encoded by the coding sequence ATGAACAAACAACCAAGCTGGCCCCTGACCCTTTACTACGATGGCGATTGCCCCTTGTGTGCACGCGAGATCCAGCTGCTGCGCCAGCATGCCGATGTACAGCGCCTGTGCCTGGTCGACATTAGCCTGCGCGACTTCCATGCCGAGTCCATCGGGGTAACCCAACCCGCCCTGCAAAACCGTTTGCATGCACGCTTTGCTGACGGCCAATGGGTTACCGGTCTGGATGCGACACTGTGGAGTTGGCGCGCTGCCGGCCTGGGCCGCTGGACCACCCCCCTCACCTGGCCTGCGCTGCGACCGTTACTGGAGCTGGGTTATCGAGCGTTTTGTCGCTTACGCCCCTACCTTGAATGGCTACCTCATCCCGACGCTAGCCGACGCTGCAAGGACGCACAGTGCACCCCGGCTAAAACTCCGCGCTGA
- a CDS encoding DUF1244 domain-containing protein, protein MTEQERLELEAAAFRSLVHHLRSRPDVQNIDMMNLAGFCRNCLSKWFKAAADDSGIAISLDEAREEVYGMPYAEWKAKHQKEASTEQQAAFSKGKDA, encoded by the coding sequence ATGACCGAGCAAGAACGCCTCGAACTTGAAGCCGCCGCCTTTCGCAGCCTGGTTCACCACCTGCGCTCACGTCCTGATGTGCAGAACATCGACATGATGAACCTCGCCGGTTTCTGCCGAAACTGCCTGTCCAAATGGTTCAAGGCCGCCGCCGATGACAGTGGCATCGCCATCAGCCTGGATGAAGCCCGCGAAGAGGTTTATGGCATGCCCTATGCCGAGTGGAAGGCCAAACACCAGAAAGAAGCCAGCACCGAACAGCAGGCGGCTTTCAGCAAAGGTAAAGACGCATGA
- a CDS encoding PilZ domain-containing protein: MQEQALLTQAELAFIRQLNQPTNIEARSNLPLQADIVKQFSELLSHCATHEQLSLHAHIANQHLTFDLHLSQNAHSAPCLQLSAPQIFDEGAVNRAWRSPLSEPLALHTPNAQPSGLWVHQLSMNGALIEHRARRAAPKRFHLVLPLDEHTPIAIAGVFVRKTVDGFLAYQLHTLDPQSDEHLRQFIYQQHLQQEQRLASGHR; encoded by the coding sequence ATGCAAGAACAGGCACTCCTGACCCAAGCTGAATTGGCCTTTATTCGCCAGCTAAACCAGCCGACGAATATTGAAGCACGCAGCAACCTTCCTCTGCAGGCTGATATTGTTAAACAATTCAGTGAGCTGCTCTCGCACTGTGCCACCCATGAACAGCTGAGCCTGCATGCGCATATCGCCAACCAGCACCTGACCTTCGACCTGCACCTGAGCCAGAACGCGCACAGCGCGCCTTGCCTGCAACTCAGCGCGCCGCAGATTTTTGACGAAGGTGCAGTCAACCGCGCCTGGCGCTCCCCCTTATCCGAGCCGTTGGCGCTGCACACGCCCAACGCGCAACCCAGTGGCCTGTGGGTACACCAACTGTCGATGAATGGCGCACTGATTGAACATCGTGCGCGGCGCGCCGCACCGAAACGCTTCCACTTGGTCTTACCGCTAGACGAGCACACCCCGATTGCCATTGCCGGCGTTTTTGTGCGCAAAACCGTGGACGGCTTTCTGGCCTACCAACTGCACACCCTGGACCCGCAAAGCGATGAACACCTGCGTCAGTTCATCTACCAACAACACCTCCAGCAAGAACAGCGGCTGGCCAGCGGGCATCGCTGA
- a CDS encoding HopJ type III effector protein: protein MSALNDFRAKLHNVQFTFAETLAFIAAHYQYQPSAFRNGAVENPAGQNEGSCKTLGLALLEGLSLEETLHCFGEHYRSVLATPTGNDHGNIRALLDTGLAGVRFEQPSLQRKVL, encoded by the coding sequence ATGAGTGCCTTGAACGATTTCCGCGCCAAATTGCACAACGTGCAGTTCACTTTCGCCGAAACCCTGGCGTTTATCGCCGCGCACTACCAGTACCAACCCAGCGCCTTTCGCAATGGTGCGGTGGAAAACCCCGCTGGCCAGAATGAAGGCTCCTGCAAGACCCTTGGCCTGGCTCTACTCGAAGGCCTAAGCCTGGAGGAAACCCTGCACTGCTTTGGCGAGCACTACCGCAGCGTGCTGGCCACCCCGACCGGCAACGACCATGGCAACATCCGCGCACTGCTGGATACCGGCCTGGCTGGCGTGCGTTTCGAGCAACCGTCATTGCAGCGCAAAGTGCTTTAA
- the folE gene encoding GTP cyclohydrolase I FolE produces MNPELPNHYREILLGVGENPEREGLLDTPKRAAKAMQYLCNGYHKSLEEVVNGALFESDNDEMVIVRDIELYSLCEHHILPFIGKAHVAYIPTGKVLGLSKVARIVDMFARRLQIQENLTKQIADAIQQVTNAAGVAVVIEAKHMCMMMRGVEKQNSVMTSSVMLGAFRESCNTRHEFLQLIGRNK; encoded by the coding sequence ATGAACCCAGAACTGCCCAATCACTACCGCGAGATTCTCCTCGGCGTTGGTGAGAACCCTGAACGCGAAGGCCTGCTAGACACGCCCAAGCGTGCGGCCAAAGCCATGCAATACCTGTGCAACGGCTACCACAAGAGCCTGGAAGAGGTGGTCAATGGCGCGCTGTTCGAGTCGGATAACGACGAGATGGTGATCGTCCGTGACATCGAGCTGTACTCGCTGTGCGAGCACCACATACTGCCGTTTATCGGCAAGGCTCATGTGGCCTACATCCCCACCGGCAAGGTACTGGGGCTGTCGAAAGTGGCGCGCATCGTCGACATGTTCGCGCGGCGCCTGCAGATCCAGGAAAACCTCACCAAACAGATCGCCGATGCCATCCAGCAGGTCACCAACGCTGCCGGCGTAGCCGTGGTCATCGAAGCCAAACACATGTGCATGATGATGCGCGGCGTGGAGAAGCAGAACTCGGTGATGACCTCCTCGGTCATGCTTGGAGCCTTCCGTGAATCCTGCAACACTCGCCACGAATTCCTGCAACTGATCGGACGGAACAAGTAA
- a CDS encoding MerR family transcriptional regulator → MSDLVGAPSFASSALKQEELFPIREVARLTGVNPVTLRAWERRYGLIQPTRTDSGHRLYSQVDIESVRSILAWIERGVAVSKVGKILAKSSTIKSASSPGYEEVSASEWGEWQAQLRRAISAFDELRLDRLYGQIFSSYPLPVVFQEILMPLWQELLLRQDEYGQTSEWLFLDTFLRARTLQRLQVLRAQVEERVLLAAFPGHCRELELLVAGLLLSSADTAVSVLGMGQPLEELTLICEKMQPQALVLFSNQPPSDDLPKVLSRLALALDCPLVMAGDGADLAEESLRGSPIACLGNEGRLMQRRLQQFLAGHLDT, encoded by the coding sequence ATGTCCGATCTCGTTGGTGCGCCGTCCTTCGCTTCGAGTGCCCTCAAGCAGGAAGAACTCTTTCCTATTCGTGAGGTGGCGCGCCTGACCGGCGTTAATCCGGTGACCTTGCGGGCCTGGGAACGCCGTTATGGGCTGATCCAGCCGACGCGCACTGACAGTGGTCATCGCCTGTATTCGCAGGTGGATATCGAGTCGGTACGCAGCATCCTGGCGTGGATTGAGCGCGGCGTGGCGGTGAGCAAGGTCGGCAAGATTCTCGCTAAGAGCAGCACGATCAAGTCCGCCAGTTCGCCGGGCTATGAAGAAGTCAGCGCCAGCGAGTGGGGGGAGTGGCAAGCGCAGCTGCGGCGCGCGATTAGCGCCTTCGATGAGCTGCGTCTGGATCGTCTATATGGGCAGATTTTTTCCAGCTACCCACTGCCGGTGGTGTTTCAAGAGATCCTGATGCCGCTGTGGCAGGAGCTGTTGTTGCGCCAGGATGAGTACGGCCAAACCAGTGAGTGGCTGTTTCTCGATACGTTCTTGCGTGCCCGCACGCTGCAGCGCCTGCAGGTGTTACGCGCCCAAGTTGAAGAGCGTGTGCTGCTAGCGGCGTTTCCCGGTCACTGCCGGGAGTTGGAGTTGCTGGTGGCTGGGTTGCTGCTGAGCAGTGCCGACACCGCCGTCAGTGTGCTCGGGATGGGCCAGCCACTCGAAGAGCTGACCCTGATCTGCGAAAAAATGCAGCCCCAGGCGCTGGTGTTGTTCTCCAATCAGCCGCCCAGTGATGATTTGCCTAAGGTGTTGTCGCGTCTTGCGCTGGCGCTGGATTGTCCGCTGGTGATGGCGGGTGACGGGGCCGATCTGGCTGAGGAGAGCCTCAGGGGGTCGCCGATTGCCTGTCTGGGCAATGAAGGACGTTTGATGCAGCGTCGACTGCAGCAGTTCCTCGCGGGCCATCTGGATACCTGA
- a CDS encoding LysR family transcriptional regulator produces the protein MIANLRQLDLNLLLVFDALMQEGNLTRAAERLHLSQSTVSNALARLRQQLGEELFLRTARGMTPTARAHSLYVPVRQALRLLQTGLGPAEPFDPQTAHAFSLSLNDYAQAALLPMLQAHLARNAPQVELLVQADDADSLVQRLESGALDLAIDYLHFDSPDLHYAPLREEPLVAIGRAGHPAFAGGLSLEDYQQARHITVTPRAGRGSPLEIVLGSARVRRQAALHLPNYLPIPAIVAQTDLLGTVPARLAEAFAPVHALEIAALPFDMPPVQVSLIWHRQQHLDSAHTWLRQQLIELLD, from the coding sequence TTGATAGCGAATTTACGTCAGCTCGATCTCAACCTGTTGCTGGTCTTCGATGCGCTGATGCAGGAAGGCAACTTGACCCGCGCCGCCGAGCGCCTGCACCTGAGCCAGTCGACGGTGAGCAATGCCCTCGCCCGCCTGCGCCAGCAACTGGGTGAAGAACTGTTCCTGCGCACCGCCCGCGGCATGACCCCCACCGCTCGCGCTCATTCCTTGTATGTACCCGTGCGCCAGGCCCTGCGCTTGCTGCAGACAGGACTGGGCCCTGCTGAGCCGTTTGATCCGCAAACGGCGCACGCCTTCAGCCTGTCACTCAACGACTATGCCCAGGCCGCGCTGCTGCCCATGTTGCAGGCGCATCTGGCGCGCAACGCTCCACAGGTCGAGCTGCTGGTGCAAGCCGATGATGCCGACAGCCTGGTGCAGCGCCTGGAAAGCGGCGCGCTGGACTTGGCCATCGACTACCTGCACTTCGATTCACCCGACCTGCACTACGCGCCGCTGCGCGAAGAGCCACTGGTGGCCATCGGCCGAGCCGGCCACCCGGCCTTTGCCGGCGGGTTGAGCCTGGAGGATTACCAACAGGCGCGGCATATCACGGTGACGCCGCGCGCCGGGCGTGGCTCGCCGCTGGAAATCGTCCTGGGCTCGGCCAGGGTGCGCCGGCAGGCGGCGCTGCATTTGCCCAACTACTTGCCGATCCCGGCCATCGTCGCCCAGACCGACCTGCTCGGCACCGTGCCCGCGCGCCTGGCCGAGGCTTTTGCCCCGGTACATGCGTTGGAAATTGCAGCGCTGCCCTTCGATATGCCACCCGTTCAGGTCAGCCTGATCTGGCATCGCCAGCAGCATCTCGACTCGGCGCACACCTGGCTGCGCCAGCAACTGATCGAACTGCTCGACTGA
- the folX gene encoding dihydroneopterin triphosphate 2'-epimerase: protein MPRLEPGMARIRVKDLRLRTFIGIKEEEINNKQDVLINLTILYPAVEAVRDNDIDHALNYRTITKAVIRHVEENRFALLERMTQEILDLVMANPDVRYAEVEVDKLHALRFAESVSITLAGHR, encoded by the coding sequence ATGCCGCGACTGGAACCTGGGATGGCGCGCATCCGCGTCAAAGACCTGCGCCTGCGCACCTTCATTGGCATCAAGGAAGAAGAGATCAACAACAAGCAGGACGTGTTGATCAACCTGACCATCCTCTACCCCGCCGTGGAAGCAGTGCGCGACAACGATATCGACCACGCGCTGAACTACCGCACCATTACTAAAGCGGTGATTCGTCACGTCGAAGAAAACCGCTTCGCCCTGCTCGAACGCATGACCCAGGAGATTCTTGACCTGGTCATGGCTAACCCCGACGTGCGTTACGCCGAAGTAGAAGTCGACAAGCTGCACGCCCTACGTTTTGCCGAGTCGGTGTCGATCACCCTCGCCGGGCACCGCTAG
- a CDS encoding sterol desaturase/SRPBCC family protein: MAYNNDNAQAFRARYRDAIHPLYNPWLHAAFVLAYGLTCVGLLWRTLDAVALWQWLLVPLSLVFFSWGEYQVHKRLGHNKTRFGQLFYKRHTGDHHSFFVEGQMRYETLRDWRVILFPAWLIVLYSLPLLGVWWLLSHIDGNLAALFAGSMLLGYMSYEVVHACEHLPAEHPVARLPGIRQMRRLHALHHRRELMHSRNFGIVHPLMDWLYGTLHWEPEPTYQQNRQQHRIRLTRPADAVLSYAAAPAHWPEWHPSSLRIYGREGALLAGEVFEEDIHAGGRTGHLRWNVLDYQPARRWQASARGDHGLGLLLTYECIAVEGGCEFVRTLEYGFDGGLMRLANRLLLSRRIERESLASMQALRAVLERSQPAV; the protein is encoded by the coding sequence GTGGCTTATAACAACGACAATGCCCAGGCTTTCCGCGCACGTTATCGGGATGCCATTCATCCGCTGTACAACCCCTGGCTGCATGCCGCCTTTGTGCTGGCCTACGGTCTTACCTGCGTGGGCCTGCTGTGGCGCACCCTGGATGCGGTAGCGCTCTGGCAGTGGCTGCTGGTGCCGCTGAGCTTGGTGTTCTTTAGCTGGGGCGAGTACCAGGTGCATAAGCGCCTGGGGCACAACAAGACGCGCTTCGGTCAGCTGTTCTACAAGCGCCATACCGGTGATCATCACAGCTTCTTTGTTGAAGGCCAGATGCGCTACGAGACGCTGCGCGATTGGCGGGTGATCCTTTTTCCCGCCTGGTTGATCGTGCTCTATAGCCTGCCATTGCTGGGCGTCTGGTGGTTGCTGAGCCATATCGACGGCAACCTCGCCGCGCTGTTCGCCGGCAGCATGCTGTTGGGATATATGAGCTATGAGGTGGTGCACGCCTGCGAGCATCTGCCGGCTGAGCATCCCGTTGCGCGGCTGCCGGGGATTCGCCAGATGCGCCGCCTGCATGCGCTGCACCATCGGCGTGAGCTGATGCATTCGCGCAATTTCGGCATCGTCCATCCACTGATGGACTGGTTGTACGGCACCCTGCATTGGGAGCCGGAGCCCACTTATCAGCAGAATCGTCAGCAGCACCGCATTCGACTTACCCGTCCGGCGGACGCGGTGTTGAGCTATGCCGCTGCTCCGGCGCATTGGCCCGAGTGGCATCCATCATCCTTGCGCATCTACGGTCGCGAGGGCGCGTTGCTCGCCGGCGAAGTATTTGAGGAGGACATCCACGCCGGCGGCCGCACCGGCCATCTACGCTGGAACGTGCTCGACTATCAGCCGGCCCGCCGCTGGCAGGCCAGCGCGCGTGGCGATCACGGCCTAGGGCTGTTGCTGACCTACGAGTGCATAGCGGTGGAGGGTGGTTGCGAGTTCGTGCGCACCTTGGAGTACGGCTTCGACGGCGGGCTGATGCGCCTGGCCAACCGTCTGCTGCTAAGCCGGCGCATTGAACGCGAATCCCTGGCATCCATGCAGGCGCTGCGCGCGGTACTTGAACGCAGCCAGCCTGCGGTGTGA
- a CDS encoding acyl-CoA dehydrogenase C-terminal domain-containing protein: MTQYRAPLRDMRFVFDEVLDAYATLQSLPSQREFGDDLGGAILEEAAKLAENVLAPLNGPGDQQGCKYDPESKSVKAPDGFREAYKQFAEGGWTALACTPEFGGQGLPHVLNMMVEEMVCSANLSLGMYPGLTHGAINALTAHGARELQERYLPKLISGEWTGTMCLTEPQCGTDLGLIRTRAVPQADGSYAISGTKIWITGGEHDLADNILHLVLAKLPDAPDSVKGISLFLVPKFLEDGSRNPAFCGGLEHKMGIKGSATCVMNFEGAQGWLIGEANKGLKCMFTMMNSARLMVGMQGLGIAESAYQVSLGFAKERLQSRSLSGPKAADKPADPIIVHPDVRRMLLRQKVMIEGCRALAYFTGLHEDVAHDHEDPAMREQADDLVQLLTPVVKSFLTDEGFNCANEGLQVLGGSGFTEDWGIEQLVRDCRITRIYEGTNGIQALDLVGRKLGLGGGRAVRNYFALIESWLKANADSEHAAAVAAALKQLQQATMWIASEGMKDPEQAGAAATPYLRLFALTSLAWMWARMAAVAKTKLADGSTETLFYCAKLKSADFYMARVLTETDSLLAEVKAGKATLMAFSEEEFAA; the protein is encoded by the coding sequence ATGACCCAATACCGCGCACCCCTTCGTGACATGCGTTTCGTTTTTGACGAGGTGCTCGACGCTTATGCCACCTTGCAGTCGCTGCCTAGTCAGCGCGAGTTCGGAGACGACCTCGGTGGCGCCATTCTGGAAGAAGCTGCCAAATTGGCAGAGAACGTGCTGGCTCCGTTGAACGGGCCAGGTGATCAGCAAGGCTGCAAGTACGACCCCGAGAGCAAATCAGTTAAAGCCCCAGACGGTTTTCGTGAGGCTTATAAGCAGTTTGCTGAAGGCGGTTGGACAGCCTTGGCCTGCACGCCTGAGTTTGGCGGCCAAGGCTTGCCCCATGTACTGAATATGATGGTTGAGGAGATGGTCTGCTCGGCCAACCTGTCGCTCGGCATGTACCCAGGCCTGACCCATGGCGCGATCAACGCATTGACTGCGCATGGTGCGCGTGAGCTGCAGGAGCGCTACTTGCCGAAACTGATCAGCGGCGAATGGACCGGCACCATGTGCCTGACCGAGCCGCAGTGCGGTACCGACCTGGGCCTGATTCGTACCCGCGCCGTGCCTCAGGCAGACGGCAGTTATGCCATCAGTGGCACCAAGATCTGGATCACCGGTGGTGAGCACGATCTGGCTGACAATATCCTGCACCTGGTTTTGGCCAAACTGCCCGATGCACCGGATAGCGTAAAAGGCATTTCCTTATTCTTGGTGCCCAAGTTCCTCGAAGATGGCAGCCGTAACCCCGCGTTTTGTGGCGGACTAGAGCACAAGATGGGCATCAAAGGTTCGGCCACCTGCGTGATGAATTTCGAAGGCGCACAGGGTTGGTTGATCGGTGAAGCCAACAAAGGCCTCAAGTGCATGTTCACCATGATGAACTCCGCGCGCCTGATGGTGGGCATGCAGGGCCTTGGTATTGCCGAGAGTGCTTATCAGGTCAGCCTGGGTTTTGCCAAAGAGCGCTTGCAGAGCCGCTCGCTGTCCGGCCCGAAAGCGGCGGATAAGCCGGCAGACCCGATTATTGTGCACCCGGATGTGCGGCGCATGCTGCTGCGCCAGAAAGTGATGATCGAAGGTTGCCGCGCCCTGGCGTATTTCACCGGCCTGCACGAAGACGTTGCCCATGATCACGAAGACCCTGCGATGCGTGAGCAGGCCGATGATCTGGTGCAGCTGCTGACCCCGGTGGTGAAGTCCTTCCTTACCGATGAAGGGTTCAACTGCGCCAACGAAGGCCTGCAGGTGCTCGGTGGCTCCGGCTTCACCGAAGACTGGGGCATCGAACAACTGGTGCGTGATTGCCGGATTACCCGCATCTACGAAGGCACCAACGGTATTCAGGCACTCGACCTGGTCGGCCGTAAGTTGGGCTTGGGCGGCGGTCGCGCGGTGCGCAACTATTTCGCCTTGATCGAAAGCTGGCTCAAGGCCAATGCCGACAGCGAGCATGCGGCTGCGGTGGCTGCAGCACTCAAGCAGCTGCAACAAGCCACCATGTGGATTGCCAGCGAAGGCATGAAAGACCCTGAGCAAGCCGGCGCAGCTGCTACGCCTTACCTGCGCTTGTTCGCACTCACCAGCCTGGCCTGGATGTGGGCGCGCATGGCGGCGGTGGCCAAGACCAAGCTGGCTGACGGCAGCACCGAAACCCTTTTTTATTGCGCCAAGTTGAAGTCTGCCGACTTCTATATGGCGCGAGTCCTGACTGAAACCGACAGCCTGTTGGCTGAGGTTAAGGCCGGCAAAGCCACGCTGATGGCCTTTAGCGAAGAGGAGTTTGCTGCCTAA
- the trxB gene encoding thioredoxin-disulfide reductase: protein MMSTNRHARVIILGSGPAGYSAAVYAARANLKPLLITGMQAGGQLTTTTEVDNWPGDVHGLTGPALMQRMQEHAERFETEIVFDHINAVDLAGKPFTLVGDNGTYSCDALIIATGASARYLGLPSEELFMGKGVSACATCDGFFYRNREVAVVGGGNTAVEEALYLANIASKVTLVHRRGSFRAEKILQNKLQARVAEGKIVLKLHAEVDEVLGNNMGVTGVRVKNNDGSVDELSVDGLFVAIGHTPNTSLFEGQLALKDGYLVVSGGREGNATATSVPGVFAAGDVADHVYRQAITSAGAGCMAALDVERYLDGQ, encoded by the coding sequence CTGATGTCGACCAATCGTCATGCCCGCGTGATCATTTTAGGCTCCGGCCCTGCCGGCTATAGCGCTGCGGTTTACGCTGCGCGGGCCAATCTCAAGCCGTTGTTGATCACCGGTATGCAGGCTGGCGGCCAATTGACCACGACCACCGAGGTGGATAACTGGCCGGGCGATGTGCATGGCCTGACCGGGCCTGCGCTGATGCAGCGTATGCAGGAGCATGCCGAGCGCTTCGAGACAGAGATCGTCTTTGACCATATCAATGCGGTGGATTTGGCCGGCAAGCCGTTCACCCTGGTCGGCGACAACGGCACCTACAGCTGCGATGCCTTGATCATCGCCACCGGCGCCAGCGCCCGTTACCTGGGCTTGCCCAGCGAAGAGCTTTTTATGGGCAAGGGCGTTTCCGCTTGCGCCACCTGCGATGGGTTCTTCTACCGCAACCGTGAAGTCGCGGTGGTCGGTGGTGGCAACACCGCGGTAGAAGAGGCGCTGTACCTGGCCAATATCGCCAGCAAGGTGACCCTGGTGCACCGCCGTGGAAGCTTCCGCGCGGAGAAGATTCTGCAGAACAAACTGCAGGCTCGGGTGGCCGAAGGCAAGATCGTGCTCAAGCTGCACGCCGAGGTGGATGAAGTGCTCGGCAACAACATGGGCGTGACCGGCGTGCGAGTGAAGAACAATGATGGCAGCGTTGACGAGCTGAGCGTCGATGGCCTGTTCGTCGCTATCGGCCATACACCGAACACCTCGTTGTTTGAGGGGCAGTTAGCGCTCAAGGATGGCTATCTGGTAGTCAGCGGTGGCCGCGAAGGCAATGCTACCGCCACCAGTGTGCCAGGCGTTTTTGCGGCGGGGGACGTGGCCGATCACGTCTACCGCCAGGCCATAACCTCGGCCGGCGCCGGCTGCATGGCGGCGCTGGATGTGGAGCGTTATCTCGACGGCCAATAG
- a CDS encoding putative glycolipid-binding domain-containing protein, translating into MQQTLVWKPWHNPGVENLRLSIDEHGINATSHLMQSLQGHSIAATYVLNCDPRWRFRRLWLKVDNHGQRSLNLKRDIRGNWFHNGEPRPDLSECQQVMLSDSPFTHTPLLQRCALETGQSESLQVAYIDLLTLKVEARGQRYQRLREEDGRTLYRSEAQGKKSSELTVDEHALLVKASDQFLRLSSRDLKLNTWV; encoded by the coding sequence ATGCAGCAGACCTTGGTATGGAAACCATGGCACAACCCCGGCGTGGAAAACCTGCGCCTAAGCATCGATGAGCACGGCATCAATGCCACCAGCCATCTGATGCAGAGCCTGCAAGGCCACAGCATCGCCGCCACCTATGTGCTCAATTGCGACCCTCGCTGGCGCTTTCGTCGCCTGTGGTTGAAGGTCGACAACCACGGTCAACGCAGCCTCAACCTCAAGCGCGATATACGCGGCAACTGGTTCCATAACGGCGAACCGCGCCCGGACCTCAGCGAGTGCCAGCAGGTGATGCTCTCCGACTCGCCCTTCACCCATACCCCGCTACTGCAACGCTGCGCCCTGGAAACCGGGCAGAGCGAATCACTGCAAGTGGCGTATATCGACTTGCTGACACTCAAGGTGGAAGCGCGCGGCCAGCGCTACCAGCGCCTGCGTGAGGAAGACGGTAGAACCCTGTACCGCAGCGAAGCGCAGGGTAAAAAGAGCAGCGAACTGACCGTCGACGAGCATGCCCTGCTGGTTAAAGCCAGCGACCAGTTTTTACGCTTGAGCTCGCGGGATTTGAAGCTCAATACCTGGGTCTGA